From the Acaryochloris marina S15 genome, one window contains:
- a CDS encoding plasmid replication protein, CyRepA1 family: MPSFHRYSNRNGNICPICNGSRGKPDCRKSFNPSDAEDSGIYFCRGTDTQSGYHFVGFDTNGFGMFVTETARNAQSQDQWQKKNLERQARQEAERQAKLAKLLPTPERDRHFRRIATNAGLGSRHRQHLQEKRELTNEQIDIAIEQNLFWTWQDNAQIPGLPLNLPGINPSTGKLRKYYQGMGIAIPNVHGEIVGAQIKPDFGSNYFWVSSDSDKLDIPGAGPHLPNGEQPIAVHKVSGSTTVGLVDSVTFKPFLASQRLGISFIGAAGNNFASSPETLKETLDELAPETIIFYPDAGDISNPHITKAIEKTVTLVEEWGYNLIVAWWGQVSYDDDCDIDELPLDQIDQIQHLTPTAYLQLAQAAIQDQWRIQQEKQARKTWDKSRQYTPTQIIDEQWFTANPQDLAEADIYALKSAMGTGKTEWLRQYFDSVDIGAVAIGHRNSLLLQSCERWPNFYHLHSDSAHQLVADPHSRIACCIDSLSRFEDKDFEGKVLVLDESLSVVLHSLMSGTLIGRRDHCLAKLQSAIESAALVIPMDGNNSDVVVDYLAQLRGGGKVVKVLNTFQRKTLRIELLDKTYTSKGKAIDERSPVLQLALDTLVSLDQSPEHCARSIVLFSDSQRQCQIAEEIFEMHGYSTLRVDSKTSASTEVKDFLKDPDAYLEETQPRVLIYSPTAESGLSVGIKNYFYKGFGLFFGVLPISSMTQMMQRVRDLGEIAIWCRKYAFSEEYDGNRSPFPKRVRELMMDYIQADAIASMTGTDREAATQQWFQKLLQALDDPHLTTHNILAAALNYEQQHTWDCLKAVLIEAGHHVAIIDKLQSDHLKAQSTEIRERILDTDAATIYDAKDITMEAAIRIKSRWSSSLDERWSCEKAFLQHRLPGIQLTEIWGPELIKELLFKNRTLIPSLERWWLLNHMDAAQERSRTRWEQLMEQEQSPFLPDIRSDFAMLQAMQDIGLLRLFEGETALNENSELIQEIYKKCKRRKISTALRRRVGRQGSMEFVARLAKLIGGTTQAEQSWVRDENRGKRSYLFHPPEINEVKTVLLACIDQRLNKYCSESAETTDSKGEEAATAIAQNCIDIGDVVANKMDLDPLDDVESVTSENEVIPFPLNSSSVPIERGNVVCRTSDGSRFRVKSITDGRAWLQWLDQFSPKVDILVPLEELELLPGPGIRGSYRSNEQFPGATG; the protein is encoded by the coding sequence ATGCCTAGCTTTCATCGCTATAGCAACCGTAACGGCAATATCTGTCCCATCTGCAATGGCTCACGGGGCAAGCCTGACTGTAGAAAATCCTTTAACCCTTCTGACGCCGAAGACTCAGGCATCTACTTTTGTCGAGGCACTGACACCCAGAGCGGTTACCACTTCGTTGGTTTCGACACCAACGGCTTCGGCATGTTTGTCACAGAGACAGCCCGAAATGCCCAGAGCCAAGACCAATGGCAGAAGAAGAATCTAGAACGCCAAGCCCGCCAGGAAGCTGAGCGCCAAGCCAAACTAGCCAAGCTCTTACCCACCCCAGAACGAGATCGGCACTTCCGCAGAATCGCCACCAATGCGGGCCTGGGTTCTCGTCATCGTCAGCATCTCCAAGAGAAACGGGAACTTACGAATGAGCAGATTGATATCGCCATTGAGCAAAACCTATTCTGGACTTGGCAAGACAATGCCCAGATACCAGGCTTGCCCCTGAACCTCCCTGGCATCAATCCATCTACGGGCAAGCTACGGAAGTATTACCAAGGAATGGGTATTGCAATCCCAAATGTCCACGGTGAAATTGTTGGCGCACAAATCAAGCCTGATTTTGGCAGTAATTATTTTTGGGTTTCCTCTGACAGTGACAAACTAGACATTCCCGGTGCTGGCCCACACCTCCCCAACGGAGAGCAGCCCATCGCCGTTCACAAAGTCTCGGGTTCAACTACCGTGGGACTGGTAGACTCGGTAACCTTCAAACCCTTCCTCGCAAGCCAGAGACTAGGAATCTCCTTCATAGGAGCCGCAGGGAATAACTTTGCCTCTAGTCCCGAAACATTGAAAGAGACTCTAGACGAACTGGCTCCTGAAACCATCATCTTTTACCCGGATGCTGGCGATATTTCCAACCCCCACATCACCAAAGCCATCGAGAAAACCGTTACCCTGGTTGAGGAGTGGGGATACAACCTAATCGTTGCCTGGTGGGGGCAAGTCTCCTACGACGATGACTGCGACATCGATGAGCTTCCCTTAGACCAAATTGACCAGATCCAGCACCTTACCCCTACGGCCTATCTACAACTCGCCCAAGCTGCGATTCAAGACCAGTGGAGAATCCAGCAGGAGAAACAGGCTCGAAAAACCTGGGATAAATCCCGGCAATACACCCCCACCCAAATCATTGATGAGCAATGGTTTACCGCCAATCCCCAAGATTTAGCAGAAGCTGATATCTATGCTCTTAAGTCGGCAATGGGCACGGGCAAGACTGAATGGTTACGCCAATACTTTGACAGCGTAGATATTGGAGCCGTCGCGATCGGGCATCGGAATTCTTTGCTCCTCCAGTCCTGTGAGCGCTGGCCCAATTTCTATCATCTACACTCAGACTCAGCCCATCAGCTCGTGGCAGATCCCCATTCTCGGATTGCCTGCTGTATCGATTCCCTCAGCCGCTTTGAAGATAAAGACTTTGAAGGTAAAGTGCTTGTCCTAGACGAGAGCCTGAGCGTCGTCCTCCATAGCCTTATGAGTGGCACCCTTATCGGCAGGCGGGACCATTGCCTAGCCAAGCTCCAATCTGCGATTGAGAGTGCCGCCCTGGTGATTCCAATGGACGGCAATAACTCTGATGTCGTCGTGGATTACCTGGCTCAATTACGAGGTGGGGGAAAAGTCGTTAAAGTTCTCAATACCTTCCAACGGAAGACGTTGCGGATTGAACTACTCGACAAAACCTATACCAGTAAGGGTAAAGCCATTGACGAGAGATCGCCTGTTCTCCAGCTTGCCCTGGACACCCTAGTTTCTTTGGATCAATCTCCTGAACACTGCGCCCGGTCCATCGTGCTGTTTAGTGACTCCCAACGCCAATGCCAGATTGCAGAAGAAATCTTTGAGATGCACGGCTATTCTACTTTGCGGGTGGATTCTAAAACATCTGCCAGTACAGAGGTTAAGGATTTCCTCAAAGATCCAGACGCTTATCTAGAAGAAACTCAACCACGGGTTCTGATCTACAGTCCCACGGCTGAGAGTGGCCTGAGTGTAGGTATCAAGAACTATTTCTATAAAGGGTTTGGCCTCTTCTTTGGGGTACTGCCGATCTCCAGCATGACCCAGATGATGCAGCGGGTCCGTGACCTGGGGGAGATTGCTATCTGGTGCCGCAAGTATGCCTTTAGTGAAGAGTATGACGGCAATCGCTCTCCCTTTCCCAAACGAGTCAGAGAGCTGATGATGGACTACATTCAAGCCGATGCCATCGCCTCAATGACCGGGACAGATCGGGAAGCAGCCACCCAACAATGGTTTCAAAAGCTACTGCAAGCCCTCGATGACCCCCACCTAACCACACACAATATCCTGGCTGCGGCCCTTAACTATGAACAGCAGCACACATGGGACTGTCTCAAGGCTGTCCTGATCGAGGCAGGTCACCATGTCGCCATCATCGACAAACTGCAATCAGATCATCTCAAAGCTCAGTCCACAGAAATCAGAGAACGCATCCTAGACACGGATGCCGCCACTATTTATGACGCAAAGGACATCACGATGGAAGCTGCCATACGCATCAAGTCTCGCTGGAGTTCAAGCTTAGACGAGCGCTGGAGCTGTGAGAAAGCATTTCTGCAACATCGGCTCCCTGGTATCCAACTTACGGAAATTTGGGGACCAGAGCTAATCAAAGAGCTGCTATTCAAGAACCGTACTCTTATCCCATCCCTGGAACGTTGGTGGCTACTCAATCACATGGACGCAGCCCAAGAACGCAGTAGAACACGCTGGGAGCAACTGATGGAGCAAGAACAATCCCCTTTTCTCCCAGATATCCGCAGTGACTTTGCCATGCTCCAAGCCATGCAGGACATTGGCTTACTCCGACTATTTGAAGGGGAGACAGCCCTCAATGAAAACTCAGAGCTGATTCAAGAGATTTACAAAAAATGCAAACGTCGAAAGATATCCACAGCCTTACGCCGAAGAGTGGGACGACAAGGATCGATGGAGTTTGTAGCACGACTCGCCAAGCTGATTGGAGGCACCACCCAAGCTGAGCAGAGTTGGGTTAGGGATGAGAACCGAGGAAAGCGTAGTTATCTCTTCCATCCCCCTGAGATAAATGAGGTCAAAACCGTCCTCTTGGCCTGTATTGACCAGAGATTAAATAAGTATTGCTCAGAATCTGCTGAAACTACTGATAGCAAAGGGGAAGAAGCGGCAACAGCTATAGCCCAAAATTGTATAGATATAGGGGATGTTGTAGCCAATAAAATGGATTTAGATCCATTGGATGATGTAGAGAGTGTCACGTCAGAGAATGAAGTGATTCCATTCCCCTTGAATTCCTCATCGGTTCCTATAGAAAGGGGGAATGTCGTCTGTAGGACGAGCGACGGCTCAAGGTTTCGGGTCAAGAGCATCACTGATGGGCGGGCCTGGCTGCAATGGTTGGATCAGTTCTCGCCCAAGGTTGATATCCTTGTACCGCTGGAAGAACTGGAACTACTTCCCGGTCCTGGGATACGTGGGAGTTACAGGTCAAATGAGCAGTTCCCAGGGGCAACAGGGTGA
- a CDS encoding streptomycin biosynthesis regulator: MDGGTQPRAQLFEEVVAEYAEDMQQGAIFPPVIIYYDGEVYWLADGFHRVRAREAIGSKEVTADVRLGTQRDAVLYAVGANAAHGLRRTNADKHRAVRRLLRDKEWMKWSDREIARRCGVANSFVGRIRKSLSVPEEQTSHDTEGSDVNPFVRLAKRGGTIFEMDTTNIRDRPQPEQKKSIKRSRAKKQPASPKPLKEQPIKVEEGDTWKLGKSHYLFCGDGSSSKFLKLFPPEVALLLYFPRQREDWTQAITLQAKSTLLFHTFYGEDIDLKNLRKIIENCLSTTTDADDSIVVVNLADPLLFILMESLFCSCYCAEPDPQRCTDALTAWAAINQRVKKLST, translated from the coding sequence ATGGATGGCGGCACCCAACCTCGCGCTCAATTATTTGAAGAAGTGGTTGCTGAATATGCTGAAGACATGCAGCAAGGTGCGATTTTCCCTCCAGTAATCATCTATTACGATGGGGAAGTGTATTGGCTAGCTGATGGTTTCCATAGAGTACGTGCTAGAGAAGCCATAGGATCAAAAGAAGTTACTGCTGATGTGCGTCTCGGAACACAGCGAGATGCTGTACTATACGCAGTTGGAGCTAATGCAGCGCATGGACTACGAAGAACAAATGCAGACAAGCATCGGGCTGTTAGAAGGTTACTTCGTGATAAGGAATGGATGAAATGGAGTGATCGAGAAATAGCACGGCGTTGTGGAGTCGCAAACAGTTTTGTTGGACGTATACGCAAAAGCCTATCCGTTCCTGAAGAACAGACAAGCCATGACACAGAAGGATCAGATGTAAACCCTTTCGTACGCCTGGCGAAAAGAGGTGGAACTATTTTCGAGATGGACACAACAAATATCCGCGATAGACCTCAACCTGAACAAAAGAAGTCTATTAAGCGCTCACGAGCAAAGAAACAACCTGCTTCTCCTAAGCCCCTTAAGGAGCAACCCATAAAAGTTGAAGAGGGGGATACCTGGAAACTAGGTAAATCTCATTATTTGTTTTGCGGGGATGGCTCATCTAGTAAGTTTCTAAAACTTTTCCCACCTGAAGTAGCATTACTTCTATATTTTCCAAGACAAAGGGAAGACTGGACACAGGCTATAACGCTACAAGCTAAAAGTACACTGTTATTTCACACCTTCTATGGAGAGGATATAGATCTGAAAAATTTGAGAAAAATTATTGAAAATTGTCTTTCCACTACAACGGATGCCGATGATTCCATAGTTGTTGTCAATCTTGCAGATCCCTTGCTCTTTATTTTAATGGAGAGCTTATTCTGCTCTTGTTACTGCGCTGAGCCTGACCCCCAGCGTTGTACAGATGCTCTTACCGCTTGGGCAGCAATCAACCAGAGAGTGAAAAAATTATCCACCTAG